From Rhodamnia argentea isolate NSW1041297 chromosome 10, ASM2092103v1, whole genome shotgun sequence, a single genomic window includes:
- the LOC115742831 gene encoding uncharacterized protein LOC115742831, with protein sequence MHSLSDTFPSPPSPPPPGDSSHAERRLREAEDRLREAIQELQRRQRRAAACGGCVDGSALLPSHPPCHHSPDESCVANAIGNLCQSFLLSYGVRVGIGILLRAFKLAKGQSYSSLLDLKQLVSEKDLIVREEACRVGLLFGGFTGSYHALRCLFRKLRRKETPLNVVLSGSIAGLSILALDDSNRRRTLALYLLARVAQCAYNSAKSKNKFHFWGSHWRHGDSLLFSLACAQVMYAFIMHPESLPKSYQDFIQKTGPVAQPVYRAVRDNCRGSPLDIASLSTYLAKKGVSNHVKLEEFPSIIPCSIIHPHTNSCLVHNANASSATFRKTFPLYFSLTFVPFVVLHLQKFMDSPARTCWLALKGAVRSTAFLSAFVGIFQGVICLHRKIASKDHKLVYWLAGGASALSVLLEKKARRSELALYVLPRAGDSLWYILINRHLVPHIKNAEVALFCACMGGVMYYLEHEPDTMAPFLRGLIRRFLASRISNPGPSSSRSASYTYLQTLDAIQKPKLLEIREAEVSSSEKYNLESIPGL encoded by the exons ATGCACTCCCTCTCGGACACCTTCCCCTCTCCGccttctcctccccctcccGGCGACAGCTCCCACGCCGAGCGCCGCCTCCGGGAGGCCGAGGACCGCCTCCGCGAGGCCATCCAGGAGCTCCAGCGCCGCCAGCGCAGGGCCGCCGCTTGCGGCGGCTGCGTCGATGGCAGCGCCCTCCTCCCTTCCCACCCTCCCTGCCACCATTCTCCCGACGAGTCCTGCGTCGCCAACGCGATCGGCAACCTCTGCCAGAGCTTCCTCCTCTCCTACGGCGTTAGGGTTGGGATCGGCATCCTGCTTCGCGCTTTCAAGCTCGCCAAGGGACAGTCCTATTCCTCGCTCCTCGATCTCAAG CAACTTGTTTCCGAGAAAGATCTGATAGTAAGAGAAGAAGCATGTCGAGTGGGTCTGCTGTTTGGTGGGTTTACCGGTTCTTATCACGCTCTTCGGTGTCTGTTTAGAAAGTTGAGAAGGAAAGAGACACCCCTGAACGT AGTTTTATCAGGTTCAATTGCGGGTTTGTCTATCTTAGCATTGGATGATTCAAACCGCAGGCGTACACTTGCTCTCTATCTTCTGGCCAGGGTTGCCCAA TGTGCTTATAATTCTGCAAAGTCTAAGAACAAGTTCCATTTCTGGGGAAGCCACTGGAGACATGGAGATTCTTTGCTTTTCTCCCTAGCATGCGCCCAG GTAATGTATGCCTTCATAATGCACCCAGAAAGCTTGCCGAAATCATATCAAGATTTTATTCAGAAGACCGGGCCAGTTGCACAGCCTGTGTACAGAGCTGTAAGGGATAATTGTAGGGGTTCGCCATTGGACATTGCCTCATTGTCGACATACTTGGCTAAAAAGGGAGTGTCCAATCATGTAAAGTTGGAAGAGTTCCCCTCAATAATTCCATGCTCCATAATTCATCCACACACAAACTCCTGTTTGGTTCACAATGCGAATGCAAGTTCAGCTACTTTTAGGAAGACGTTTCCGCTTTACTTCTCATTAACATTCGTGCCATTTGTCGTCCTCCACCTGCAAAAG TTCATGGATTCACCTGCTCGTACCTGTTGGCTGGCTCTTAAAGGTGCTGTTCGGTCAACGGCTTTTTTGTCTGCTTTTGTTGGAATTTTTCAG GGAGTCATATGTTTACATAGGAAGATCGCATCAAAGGACCACAAGCTTGTGTATTGGCTTGCTGGTGGAGCTTCTGCTCTTTCTGTCCTGCTGGAGAAAAAAGCTAGGCGTAGTGAACTTGCTTTGTATGTATTGCCACGCGCTGGAGATTCTTTATGGTATATCTTAATAAACCGCCATCTGGTTCCTCATATCAAGAATGCTGAG GTGGCTTTGTTCTGTGCTTGTATGGGAGGAGTAATGTACTACTTGGAACATGAGCCAGATACCATGGCTCCATTCCTTAGGGGCCTCATTCGCCGTTTTCTGGCTAGCAGAATTAGTAATCCAGGCCCCTCATCGAGTCGGAGTGCTTCCTA